The following is a genomic window from Streptomyces lincolnensis.
ACCCCCGTCACCCAGGGCACCACCCCCGCCCGCACCCCGCCGGCCGACCTGCACCGCCACCTCCGCTCCCACCTGGGCGACACCGCCCGTGCCTGGCTCGACCAGGCCCTCGACGAGGCCGCCGCGAACCCCGGCGCCCACGGCCCGATCTCCGTGTGGGAGCTGCGCCTCGCCGAGGCCGGACGCCGCTGCGGCCCCGAACACGCCGACGCCGTCCGCGTCCTGATCCTGCACGCGGCCCGCGCCGACACCGACGCCCTCAGCCGCGTCTACGCCCAGGGCACCGCCGCCGAACGCCGCGCCGTCCTGCACGCCCTGCCCCACCTGGTGCCCGGACCGGACGCGCTCCCACTCGTCGAGGACGCCCTGCGCACCAACGACACCCGGCTCCTGGCCGCCGCCGTCGGCCCGTACACCGCCCGGCACCTGGCCCCCCACCTCTGGCGCCACGCCGTCCTGAAGTGCCTGTTCACCGGCGTGCCCGTGGACGAGGTCACCGACCTGGACCGGCGCGCCCACGCCGACGAGGAACTCGCCCGCATGCTCGGCGACTACGCCGCCGAGCGCTCCGCCGCGGGCCGCCCCGTCCCCGAGGACCTGCACCGGGTCCTCACCCTGACCGGCACCACGGACCCGGCGTCCGCCGGGCACGGCACCCGCTCCTTCGACGGCTCTGACGGTATCGACGGCAAGGAGTCCTGATGCGCCTCTTCGACCCCCACATCCACATGACGTCGCGCACCACCGACGACTACGAGGCCATGTACGCCGCCGGCGTCCGGGCCGTCGTCGAGCCGTCCTTCTGGCTCGGCCAGCCCCGCACCTCCGTCGCCTCCTTCCTCGACTACTTCGACTCCCTCCTGGGCTGGGAGCCCTTCCGCGCCGCCCAGTACGGCATCGCCCACCACTGCACGCTCGCCCTGAACCCCAAGGAGGCGAACGACCCGCGGTGCGTCCCCGTCCTCGACGAGTTGCCCCGGTATCTCGTCAAGGACCAGGTCGTGGCCGTCGGCGAGATCGGCTACGACTCGATGACCCCCGCCGAGGACACCGCCCTGGCCGCGCAACTCCAGCTCGCCGCCGACCACGGGCTGCCCGCCCTGGTCCACACCCCCCACCGCGACAAACTCGCCGGCCTGCGCCGCACCCTCGACGTGGTCCGGGAATCCGCGCTGCCCGCGGACCGCGTCCTGGTCGACCACCTCAACGAGACCACCGTCAAGGAGGCCAAGGACAGCGGCTGCTGGCTGGGCTTCTCCGTCTACCCGGACACCAAGATGGACGAGGCGCGGATGGTCGCCATCCTGGAGATCCACGGCCCGGACAAGGTGCTGGTCAACTCGGCCGCGGACTGGGGCAGAAGCGATCCGCTCAAGACCCGCCGGGTCGCGGACGCCATGCTGGCGGCAGGCTTCGACGAGGACACCGTGGACCTGGTGCTCTGGCGCAACCCGGTCGCCTTCTATTCGCTGAGCGGCCGCCTCGACCTGACCGTCGCCGACCCGGCCGGCACCCACGAGGGCAACTCGATTCTGCGTGGGGGCGAGTAGGGCATGCGTTTCCGCCACCCCGACGGCACCACCGTCCACCTCGCCTACTGCACCAATGTCCACCCGGCCGAGACCCTGGACGGCGTCCTCGCCCAACTGCGCGACCACTGCGAGCCCGTCCGCCGCCGCCTCGGCCGCGACCGACTGGGCATCGGACTGTGGCTCGCCAAGGACGCCGCACACGCCCTCGTCACCGACCCGTCCGCGCTGCGCGCCCTGCGCACCGAACTCGACCGGCGCGGCCTGGAGGTCGTCACCCTCAACGGCTTCCCCTATCAGGGCTTCGGCGCCGAGGAGGTCAAGTACCGCGTCTACCGGCCGGACTGGGCCGATCCCGAGCGCCTCGACCACACCACCGCCCTGGCCCGCGTCCTGGCCGGTCTTCTCCCCGACGACGTCACCGAGGGCAGCGTCTCCACCCTGCCCCTGGCCTGGCGCACCGACCTGCCGCCACACCCGAGCCCCACCGGACCGAGCCCGGCAGGCCCCCTCCCCGCGGACCGCGTGGAGAGCGGCCGCAAGGCCCTGGTCACCCTCGCCGAACGCCTCGACGCGCTCGCGGAACTGACCGGCCGCTCCATCCGCGTCGGCCTGGAACCCGAACCCGGCTGTGTCGTCGAGACCACCCGCGACGCCATCGCCCCCCTGACCGCGATCGCCCACGACCGGATCGGCATCTGCGTCGACACCTGCCACCTCGCCACCTCCTTCGAAGACCCGCACACCGCCCTGGACGCGCTCACCTCGGCCGGCATCCCCGTCGTCAAGTCCCAGCTCTCGGCCGCCCTGCACGCCGAACACCCCCATCTCCCCGAGGTCCGTGCGGCCCTGGCCGCCTTCGACGAACCCCGCTTCCTGCACCAGACCCGCACGGCCACCGCCGCCGGTCTGCGCGGCACCGACGACCTCGGCGAAGCCCTCCGGGGGGACTCGCTCCCCGACGCGAGCCCCTGGCGCGCCCACTTCCACGTCCCGCTGCACGCGGCCCCCGCCGCGCCCCTCACCTCCACGCTCCCCGTCCTCAAGGCCGCCCTCGCCCGGCTCGTCGGGGGCCCGCGCCCGCTCACCCGCCATCTGGAGGTCGAGACCTACACCTGGCAGGCCCTTCCGCCCGAGCTGCGGCCCCGCGGCCGGTCCCAGCTCGCCGACGGCATCGCCGCCGAACTGTCCCTGGCCCGCGACCTGTTGACCGACCTCGGCCTGAAGGAGCTCCCATGAGCACCGAACGGACCACTCCCCGGCCGACGCCCCTGCTCGTCCTCGACGTCGTCGGCCTCACCCCCCGTCTTCTCCACCACATGCCCCACCTGAAGTCCCTCGCCCGGTCGGGCTCCCAGGCGCCCCTCGGCACCGTCCTGCCCGCCGTCACCTGCGCCGCCCAGTCCACCTTCCTCACCGGCACCCACCCGTCGGAGCACGGCATCGTCGGCAACGGCTGGTACTTCCGCGAGCTCGGCGACGTCCTCCTGTGGCGCCAGCACAACGGGCTGGTCGCCGGCGACAGACTCTGGGACGCCGCCCGCCGCGCGCACCCCGGCTACACCGTCGCCAATATCTGCTGGTGGTACGCCATGGGCGCCGACACCGACATCACCGTCACCCCCCGTCCGATCTACTACTCCGACGGCCGCAAGGAACCCGACTGCTACACCCGGCCCCCGGCCCTGCACGACGAACTCACCGAGGAACTCGGCACCTTCCCGCTCTTCCACTTCTGGGGACCCGGCGCCGACCTCGTCTCCAGCCAATGGATCATCGACGCGACCCGGCACATCGTCCGCACCCGCCAGCCTGACCTGACGCTCTGTTACCTCCCGCATCTCGACTACGACTTGCAGCGCTTCGGCCCCGACGACCCGCGCTCCCTGAAGGCGGCCGCCGACCTGGACACCGCCCTGGCCCCGCTCCTGGACGACGCGCGCGCCGAGGGCCGTACCGTCGTCGCGCTGTCCGAGTACGGCATCACCCGCGTGGACCGGCCCGTCGACATCAACCGCGCCCTGCGCCGCGCCGGCCTGCTGGAGGTGCACACCCAGGACGGCATGGAGTACCTCGACCCGATGGCCTCGCGCGCCTTCGCCGTCGCCGACCACCAGATCGCCCACGTCTACGTCCGCCGGCCGGAGGACCTCGACGCGACCCGGGCCGCCCTCGACGGACTGCCCGGCATCGAGCAACTCCTCGACGACGAAGGCAAGAAGGCACACCACCTCGACCATCCGCGCGCGGGCGAACTCGTCGCCGTCGCGGAACCGGACGCCTGGTTCACGTACTACTACTGGCTCGACGACGACCGCGCTCCCGACTTCGCGCAACTGGTCGAGATCCACCGCAAACCCGGCTACGACCCGGTCGAACTCTTCATGGACCCCCTCGACCCCTATGTGAAGGTCAAGGCGGCCAAGGCCCTGGCACGCAAGAAACTCGGGATGCGCTACCGCATGGCGGTCGTGCCCCTGGACCCCTCACCTATTCGAGGCAGCCACGGCCGCCTCCCGGCGAGCGACGACGACGGTCCGCTCCTCATCTGCTCCACCCCCCGCGCTGTCGGAGACCGCGTCGCGGCCACCGATGTGAAAGCACTCCTGCTCCAACTCGCCGGTCTCACCTGACCGGCACCACCGGACCGGTCCTGTCCGACTGGTCCCCAGTGAAGCACTCACCACTGACAACGCCCTCCGACACCGAGGAGTTCCAGCAATGAGCCGCACCTCCCAGCCCGACCCCGAGCTCACCCACCGACTCACCAGACGCGGCATGCTGGGCGTGGCCGCCGGTGCCTCCGCCGCCGCCCTGCTCGGCGCGGCGGCCCCCGCTACCGCCGCCACCTCGGGCACCACCACCGGCTCCGCGACCGCGGCCGGCGGCCGTGGCCGTCCCGTCCTGCCGCCCGGGCGGCTCGGCATCCAGCTCTACAGCCTGCGCGACAAGGTCTCCACCCTGGGCTTCGGACCCGTCTTCGCCGAGCTGGAGAAGTACGGCTACGACGAGGTCGAGTACGCCGGGTACACCCAGGGGTCGGCGGGCGCCATCACACTCGCCCAGCTCAAGCAGCTCACGCGTGACCACGGCCTGAACGCGATCGGCAGCCACGTCGGGTACTACTCCAACGACCCGAACGCCTACACCTTCGCGACGAACCTCACCAAGGTCCTGGACGACGCCGAGGCCCTCGGGCTCAAGCACATCGGCACGGCCTCGGGGCCGTTCCGCTACGGCGACACGGTCGACGCGTGGAAGCGCGCAGCCGAGGAGTTCAACACGTACGGGGCTGCGGCGAGGAAGCGCGGCATGAAGTTCTACCAGCACAACCACTCGGAAGAGTTCATGTTCGCCTCGGACAAGCCCAGCGTCCGCCTCTACGACGTGCTCCTCGCCGAAACCGACCCTGACCTGGTCTTCCTGGAGATGGACATCTTCTGGGCGTACGCGGGCCAGTTCCGCTTCTCCCAGCAGGTCGACGGCACCCCGCGCCCCTTCGACCCGCTGCGCTACGTCCTCAAGCAGCCGCACCGCTACCCGCTGTTCCACGTCAAGGACGGCACCAAGGACCCAACGTCCACGTACGGCTACCGCATGACGGACGTCGGCGACGGCGACATCGACTACAAGCGGTTCCTCTCCGAGGTGACCCGTCGCTCCCACAACGGCCGCCGCTACCACCACTGGCAGGCGGAGCACGACAACCCGGCCGAATCCTTCGCGTTCGCCCGCAAGTCGAGCGAGCACCTGCATTCGCTGCGGGAGCGTTGCGGCGACTGACCGCGTACGACGGGTGAAGCCCCTGGCCTTGTGGCCAGGGGCTTCACCTTGATGCGGGCCGGGCGAGCGCGCTCAGAACTCAGCCGATCTCAGTTCAGGACTCAACCGACCTCAGTGAAGCTCTTCCAGTTCGAGCACTGATTCGGATTCTCGTCGCCGGAGCCGTCCACTGTGCAGATCCTCATCCGGTGCGCGAAGGCGCTCAGCACATCGACGTCGTTGATCACGGTGTAGGAGTTCGCGCCGCCACCGTTGTACTTGGTGGCGAAGAAGTGCCAGCGCTCGGCGTAGAACCGTTCCACGTAAGCGCGCACGCCGTGGCCGTCCGCGCGCATGTCCCAGACGTGGAAGTCGTCTCCATCGTCGATGAAGTTCAGGATCGCGAGATTACTTCCGCTCGAATTGCGCAGCGCTACCGAGTAGTCATCCGCATAGGCGGAATTGACGCCCGCGAAGGTGATGATCGCGACCCCCAGTGCAATAACCGCTTGTCTTCGTGCTCTCAAGAAGTGCCTCCAGATGACGGGGAGTTCCGTGCGACTCACGCTATGGGGGAGTATCAATCGGCGCAACGGTTTCTGCTGTCTCTGAGCATCAATTGAGATTGCATTTTCGATGCACATCCAGGATGGCGACGGACAGGGCCCGCCCCCGAAGAAGCGGGCGGGCCCTGACAAGCGGGGGAGAGGGATCGGATCTACTCGGCCTCCCGGCTGATCGGCTGGGGGTTGGGCCTGATGTGACGCCCCCTGTAGTCGCGTCCGGGCGCCTTGAGGAACAGCGCAATGAAGAACGCTGCGAAGGAAAGGGCGCCGGCCAGCGTGAAGGCGCCATTGAGCCCCCAGGCCGTCACTGCGACGGAGCCCATTCCGGCGCCCAGGCCGGAAACGAGCTTGGAGCTGTACACCATGCCGTAGTTCGAGGCGTTGTTGTTCTCGCCGAAATAGTCCGCGGTCATGGCCGCGAACATGGGGAAGATGGCGCCGCCACCGAATCCGGAGATGGCGGAGAAGAGCAGGAACAGTGGCAGGCTCTTGATGTCTGCGGACCAGATGATGCCGAACTGCGAGGCGCCCAGGACGATACAGACGAAGAGCAGGCATTCCTTACGGCCGTATCGGTCCGAAAGCCAGCCGATGACACCGCGTCCAGTGCCGTTGACGATGGCCTTGAGGGACATGGCTGTGGCCACGATCCCAGCCGCGAATCCGGCGGCCTTGCCGATGTCGATCTGGAACGAGATACCGAAGATGTTGACGCCCGAGGTGAAGGCGAGACAGACCCACATCACCGCGACACGGCCGGTCTTCCATGCCTCCTTGGGCGACATCTGCTTGATCGCCGGCGGGTTCTTCTGCAGGGAGCGGGCCGCACGCGGGTCCTGCGGCGGGTTGAGTGGGTCGATCTCCGCCGGCCACCAGTTCTTCGGCGGGTCCTTGAAGAAGAAGCCGGCGTACGCCACGGCTCCGGCGAGGAAGAGCCCCGCCGTGACCAGCACCCACTGGTAGTTGGTCACGTCCATGTAGCCGTGGAAGAGGAAGACGAACGGCACCGAACCGTAGGCGAACCCGCCGTTCACGAATCCGGTCTTGCCACCCTTGCGCTCCGGATACCACTTGCCGACCATGTTGACGCAGGTCGCGTACACCATGCCCGCGCCCATACCGCTGAACATGCCGAAGCCGATGACGGCCAGCATGACGTGCGGTGCGAAGGCCAGCGACAGGTAGCCGATGAAGGTACCGGCGGCGCCGAGCATCATCGCCCAGCGAGCAGGCAGCTTTCCGGACTCACGGAGCTTTCCCGCCGGGAAGGCGACCGCGGCCTGGAAGAAGACCCAGACGGTCAGCATCCAATAGATGCTGGTGCTGGACCATGCGTGCGCCTCGTGCAGTGTGTCCTCGGCGGACGCGAACGCGTACTCGGCCGACGAAATCCCCATCATGCCGATCCACGGCAGGATGACCATCCACTTGCGCTTACGCCCCATGATGTCGATGTCGGTCTCGCCGACCCGATACACACGGCCGTTCTTGTCGGTCAGCTCCTGATATGGAGCCGACGTAGGCAGATCAGTTGTAGTCATTGAGCTTCAGCACCCCTAGCGTCGAAGAAGCCTGGCCAGCGCCCCCTGTCCAACTTCCTTCCGGTGCCGGGGCCTGCGGCGAGCGGTTGCCGCAGGCCCCGTGGTGAGCTCGGTCAGCTCATCGACCGCCCCCCAACAGCCCCGCCGCGCGCGCCCAGCGGTACTTCGCGCCGAGCACCGCGACCGGCTTCTCCGTGGTGTAGGGGTAGGCGACGACGCCGTGCTCGAAGAGGTACTGGCAGGCCTCTTCGACCTCGACATCGCCCGCGAGCGACGCGACCACCGGCTTCTCGATGCCGCGTTCCTTGAACTCGGCCACCACCCTCGCGGTGAGCTCGGCGAAGACCATCGGGGGAGTGACGATCGTGTGCCAGTAGCCGAGCACCAGGGAGTGGATCCGCGGGTCCTCGAGTCCGAGACGGATGGTCGCCTCGTACGTCGAAGGGGGTTCGCCGCCGGTGATGTCCACGGGGTTGCCCGCGGCGCCGAACGGCGGGATGAACTTCCGGAAGGCCGCGTCCAGATCCTCCGGAATCTCCATCAGCTGGAGGCCGTTGTCCATCACCGCGTCGGACAGGAGCACACCGCTGCCGCCGGCGCCGGTGATGATCACGATGTTGTGGCCCTTGGGTGTGGGCAGGATCGGCAGCGCACGCGCGTACTCGAGCATGTCGTTGAGACCCGGAGCCCGGATCACACCGGCCTGCTTGAGGATGTCGTCGTACACCGCGTCGTCGCCGGCGAGGGCGCCGGTGTGCGAACCGGCCGCCTTGGCGCCGGCCGCCGTGCGGCCCGCCTTGAGGACCACGACCGGCTTCTTCGGCACGGTCGCCCGCGCGGCCTCCACGAAGGCCCGGCCGTCCTTGAGGTCCTCCAAGTGCATCGCGATGCAGTCGGTGTTGGGGTCCTCGCCGAACCAGGTGAGCAGGTCGTCCTCGTCGAGGTCCGACTTGTTGCCGAGGCCGACGATCGCCGAGACACCCGTCTTGGTCGTCCGCGCGAAGCCCAGGATCGCCATCCCGATACCGCCGGACTGGCTGGTCAGGGCCACGCCGCCCTTGACGTCGTACGGCGTGCAGAACGTGGCGCACAAGTCGTGCCACGTCGAGTAGTAGCCGTAGATGTTGGGTCCGAGGAGTCGTACGCCATGACGCTCGGCGATCTCCACGATCTCGTCCTGGAGGGCGTGCTCGCCGGTCTCGGCGAAGCCGGAGGGGATGAGGACGGCGTTCGGTATCCCCTTGCGACCCACCTCCTCGAGAGCCGAAGCCACGAACTTGGCGGGGATCGCGAAGACCGCCACATCCACCTCACCCGGAACGTCCGTGACACTCTTGTAGGCCTTGCGGCCCAAGATGTCATCGGCCTTGGGGTTCACCGGATGGATCTCTCCGCCGAAGCCGCCGTCGATGAGGTTGCGCATGACCGAATTGCCGATCTTGCCCTGCTCGTTGGAGGCACCGATCACCGCGACCGAGCTCGGCTGCATCAGCCGCTTCATCGAGCGCAGGATCTCCTCGCGGCTGTACTTGCGGCGCTCCTTGGGTACCTCGTCCGTGAGGATCACACGGATGTCCGCGGCCATCGCGCCCTCGGGCGTGGCGATCACCGGGTTGAGGTCGACCTCCGCGATGTCAGGGAAGTCCGTGACCAGTTCGGAGACCCGGCGGATCTGCTCGGCCACCGCCCAGCGGTCCACCGGCTGGGCGCCGCGGACGCCGCGCAGGATCTCCGCCGCCTTGATGGAGTCGAGCATCGACTGCGCCTCGTCGGCGCTGACCGGCGCGAGCCGGAAGGTGACGTCCTTGAGGACCTCCACCAGGACACCGCCGAGCCCGAAGGCCACGACCTTGCCGAAGGTCGGATCGGTGACGGCACCGACGATGACCTCCTGGCCGGGCGGCAGCATCTGCTGCACCTGGATGCCGTCGATCTTCGCCTCGGAGTTGTACGCCTTGGCGCTCTCGATGATCTTGTGGAACGCGGCCCGCACTTCTGCGGCCCCCTCGACGCCCACGATCACACCGCCGGCGTCGGTCTTGTGCAGGATGTCGGGGGAGACGATCTTCAGGACCACCGGTCCGTCGAAGCGCGCCGCCGCGGCGACCGCCTCGTCAACATCACGGGCCAGCTCCTCGCCGGGTACAGCGATGCCGTACGCATCGGCGATCACCTTGCCCTCCGGCGCGGTGAGTGTGCTGCGCCCCTCGGCGCGTACGGCATCGAGCAGGGCTCGCACCGTCAGCGCACGGTCTTCGGCCATCACGTCAGATCACTCCGTTCGACTTGAGCAGGCGCAGCTCCTCGTCGCCGAGGCCGAGCTCGCCGACGTAGACCTCTTCGTTGTGCTCGCCGAGCAGCGGTGAACTGGTCACCTCGACGGGGGAGTCGGAGAGCTTGAGCGGACTGCCCACGGTGGTGAACTCGCCGCGCTCGGGATGCGGGACGGTGACGACCATCTCGTTGGCGACCAGGGAGTCGTCCTCGATGATCTCCCGGGTGGACAGGATCGGCCCGCACGGGATGTTGTGGGCGTTGAGCCTCTCCAGCACCTCCCACTTGGGAAGCGTCGAGGACCACTCCTCGATCAGCTGGAACATCTTGTTGAGCTTGGGCAGCCGGGCCTCGGGGGTGGCCCACTCGGGGTCCTCGGCCAGCTCGGGCCGGCCGATGAGCTCGCTCATCGGCTTCCAGCCGACCGGCTGCACGATCACGTAGACGTAGTCGTTCGGGCCGCCCGGCGCGCACCTGACCGCCCAGCCCGGCTGCCCGCCGCCGGAGGCGTTCCCGGACCGGGGAACCTCCGTGCCGAAGTCCTCGTTGGGATATTCACGGAGAGGGCCATGGGCCAGGCGCTGCTGGTCGCGCAACTTCACCCGGCAGAGGTTGAGCACAGCGTGCTGCATGGCCACGTTGACCCGCTGGCCGCGCCCGGTCTGCTCGCGCTGGTACAGCGCCGCGAGAATGCCGGCCACGGCGTGGACACCCGTGCCCGAGTCCCCGATCTGGGCCCCCGTCGCCAGCGGCGGCCCGTCCTCGAAACCGGTGGTCGACATCGACCCGCCCATGGCCTGCGCGACGACCTCGTACGCCTTGAAGTTGGTGTACGGGCCGTCGCCGAACCCCTTGATGGAGGCATAGACGATCCGCGGATTGATCTCCTGGATGCGGTCCCAGGTGAAGCCCATGCGGTCGACCGCGCCCGGTCCGAAGTTCTCGACCATGACGTCGGAGCGCCGGATCAGCTCGGTGAGGATCTCCTTGCCGCGCTCGGTCTTGGTGTTGAGGGTGATGCTCCGCTTGTTGCAGTTGAGCATCGTGAAGTAGAGCGAGTCGACGTCCGGGAGGTCGCGCAGCTGCTTGCGCGTGATGTCACCGGTCGGCGCCTCCAGCTTGACGACGTCGGCGCCGAGCCAGGCCAGCAGCTGGGTCGCGGAGGGCCCGGACTGCACATGGGTCATGTCCAGGACGCGGATGCCTTGGAGTGCCTTGGTGGACGTAGCGGTCATCGGGGCACCTCACTTGTACATGGTCTGGTTCATGGTTCCGGGGGCGTACGCGTCCGGGTCGACCCAGACGTTGATCAGTGACGGCTTGCCGGACTCACGGGCACGCCGGAGCGCGGGGCCGATGTCGGCGGGGTCGCGGACCTCCTCGCCGTAACCGCCCAGCATCTGGGCGAACTTGTCGTAGTGGACGTCGCCGAGGGTGTTGCCGACGCGCTCGCGCTCCTCGCCGTACTTGGCCTTCTGGCCGTAACGGATCTGGTTCATGGAGGAGTTGTTGCCGACGATGCCGACGAAGGGGAGGTCGTAGCGGACGAGGGTCTCGAAGTCCCAGCCGGTGAGGGAGAAGGCGCCGTCGCCGAAGAGGGCCACCACCTCCTTGTCGGGCCGTGCCTGCTTGGCCGCGAGGACGAAGGGAACGCCGACGCCGAGCGTGCCGAGCGGTCCCGGGTCCATCCAGTGGCCGGGCGACTTGGGCTGCACGACCTGACCGGAGAAGGTGACGATGTCGCCGCCGTCGCCGATGTAGATGGAGTCCTCGGTGAGGAACTCGTTGATCTCGCTGACGAGGCGGTAGGGGTGGATCGGTGAGGCGTCCGACTTCAGGCTGGGCAGCCGCTTCTCGATGGCGGTCTGCTCGGCCGCGCGCAGCTCGTCGAGCCACTCCTTGCGCCGGGACGCCCCGCCGTTGACGCGTCCCGAGGCCGCCTCCGTCACCGACTTCAGGACCAGCCCGGCGTCGCCGACGATCCCGAGGTCGATGTCGCGGTTCTTGCCGACGGTCCGGTAGTCGAGGTCGATCTGCACGACGGTCGCGTCCGGGGAGAGCCGCTTGCCGTAGCCCATGCGGAAGTCGAAGGGCGTGCCGACGATGACGATGACGTCGGCGTTGGAGAAGGCGTACCGGCGCGACAGCTGGAAGTGGTGGGGGTCGCCGGGCGGGAGTGTGCCGCGGCCGGCGCCGTTCATGTAGGCGGGGATGTTGAGGGTGCGTACGAGGTCGATGGCCGACTCGGTGCCGCGGGTCGTCCAGACCTGGCTGCCGAGCAGGATGGCCGGCTTCTCGGCGTGCACCAGCAGGTCGGCGAGCTTCTCGATGGCCTCGGGGTCGCCGGCCGAGCGGGTGGAGGCGCGGTAGGCACCGGGCTCGGGCACGCGCGCCTTGGCCACCGGGACCTTGGCGTCGAGCACGTCCCGCGGGATCTCCAGGAAGGAGGGCCCGGGCGCTCCGTGGTAGCACTCGCGGAACGCCATCGACACCATGTCCGCCGCTCGCGCCGTGTCCGGCACGGCCGCCGCGAACTTGGTGATCGGCGTCATCATGTCGACGTGCGGCAGGTCCTGGAGGGAGCCCATCTTGTGCTGGGTGAGGGCGCCCTGGCCGCCGATGAGGAGCATCGGGGACTCCGCGCGGAAGGCGTTGGCGACACCGGTGACGGCGTCGGTCGTACCGGGGCCCGCGGTGACCACCGCGCAGCCCGGCTTGCCGGTGATGCGTGCGTAGCCGTCGGCGGCGTGCGCGGCTACCTGCTCGTGCCGGACGTCGACGACTTCTATGCCCTCATCGACGCAGCCGTCGTAGATGTCGATGATGTGGCCGCCGCACAGGGTGTAGATGCGATCGACCCCCTCTGCCTTGAGCGCCTTGGCAACGAGATGACCACCGGAAATGACGTCCTGGGTGTCGTCGGGCATGGCGAAGTCCTGTCCCTTCGTAGGGGGTTGGAACGCTCTCGAGTACATTGCATACAGTCGACGAATACTGTATGAACCTTGTTATCCCGCATCCGGTGGGTGGTGTCCAGGGGGCGTGCGGCACTTTTGAGTCAGGAGCCGGAATGGACCTGTACGAACACCAGGCAAGGGAACTCTTCGAGGAACACGGCATCTTGGTGCCGCGGGCCGAGGTCACCGACTCGCCCAAGCAGGCACGCGAGATCGCCCGCAGGCTGGGCGGTCGTGTCGTGGTGAAAGCCCAGGTGAAGACCGGCGGACGGGGCAAGGCGGGCGGGGTCAAGCTCGCCGCCGACCCGGCCGCCGCCGAGATCACGGCCCGCCAGATCCTCGGCATGGACATCAAGGGGCACACGGTCGGCACGGTGATGCTGGCCCAACCGGTGGACATCGAGAGCGAGTTCTACGTCTCCTACGTCCTCGACCGGGCGGCCGGGCGCTTCCTGGCGATCGCCTCGGCGGAGGGCGGCATGGAGATCGAGGAGGTCGCCGCCAAGCGCCCGGAAGCCGTCGCCCGCGTCCACATCGACCCGGCCGAAGGCGTCACCTCGGCGAAGGCGGCCGAGATCGCCGAGACCGCGGGCCTGCCGCCGCAGACCGTCGACGTCCTCGTCCGGCTGTGGGAGGTCCTCGTCCGCGAGGACGCCGTCCTGGTCGAGGTGAATCCGCTCGTCCGCACCGAACAAGGCCGGATCCTGGCCCTCGACGGCAAGGTCACCCTCGACGACAACGCCCGTTTCCGGCAGGCCCGCTGGGGAACGCAGGGCGTGGCCCACGACGACCCGCTGGAGGCTGCGGCCGTCGCGAAGGGCCTCAACTACGTCAAGCTCGACGGCGAGGTCGGCATCATCGGCAACGGCGCGGGGCTGGTCATGTCGACCCTGGACGTCGTCGCCGGCTGCGGTGCCCGCCCCGCCAACTTCCTCGACATCGGCGGTGGCGCCTCGGCCCAGATCATGGCCGACGGACTGTCGGTCATCCTCTCCGACCCCGCCGTGAAGTCCGTCTTCGTCAACGTCTTCGGAGGGATCACCGCCTGCGACGCGGTCGCCGACGGCATCGTGCGGGCCCTGGACACCGTCCGGTTGACCAAGCCGCTCGTCGTACGCCTCGACGGCAACAACGCCGCCCGCGGCCGGGCCGTCCTCGACGAGCACGCCCACCCACTGGTCCAGCAGGTCACCACCATGGACGGCGCCGCCCGCCGCGCCGCCC
Proteins encoded in this region:
- a CDS encoding TatD family hydrolase, whose amino-acid sequence is MRLFDPHIHMTSRTTDDYEAMYAAGVRAVVEPSFWLGQPRTSVASFLDYFDSLLGWEPFRAAQYGIAHHCTLALNPKEANDPRCVPVLDELPRYLVKDQVVAVGEIGYDSMTPAEDTALAAQLQLAADHGLPALVHTPHRDKLAGLRRTLDVVRESALPADRVLVDHLNETTVKEAKDSGCWLGFSVYPDTKMDEARMVAILEIHGPDKVLVNSAADWGRSDPLKTRRVADAMLAAGFDEDTVDLVLWRNPVAFYSLSGRLDLTVADPAGTHEGNSILRGGE
- the eboE gene encoding metabolite traffic protein EboE, which translates into the protein MRFRHPDGTTVHLAYCTNVHPAETLDGVLAQLRDHCEPVRRRLGRDRLGIGLWLAKDAAHALVTDPSALRALRTELDRRGLEVVTLNGFPYQGFGAEEVKYRVYRPDWADPERLDHTTALARVLAGLLPDDVTEGSVSTLPLAWRTDLPPHPSPTGPSPAGPLPADRVESGRKALVTLAERLDALAELTGRSIRVGLEPEPGCVVETTRDAIAPLTAIAHDRIGICVDTCHLATSFEDPHTALDALTSAGIPVVKSQLSAALHAEHPHLPEVRAALAAFDEPRFLHQTRTATAAGLRGTDDLGEALRGDSLPDASPWRAHFHVPLHAAPAAPLTSTLPVLKAALARLVGGPRPLTRHLEVETYTWQALPPELRPRGRSQLADGIAAELSLARDLLTDLGLKELP
- a CDS encoding EboA domain-containing protein gives rise to the protein MTHPGATPVTQGTTPARTPPADLHRHLRSHLGDTARAWLDQALDEAAANPGAHGPISVWELRLAEAGRRCGPEHADAVRVLILHAARADTDALSRVYAQGTAAERRAVLHALPHLVPGPDALPLVEDALRTNDTRLLAAAVGPYTARHLAPHLWRHAVLKCLFTGVPVDEVTDLDRRAHADEELARMLGDYAAERSAAGRPVPEDLHRVLTLTGTTDPASAGHGTRSFDGSDGIDGKES
- a CDS encoding nucleotide pyrophosphatase/phosphodiesterase family protein; translated protein: MSTERTTPRPTPLLVLDVVGLTPRLLHHMPHLKSLARSGSQAPLGTVLPAVTCAAQSTFLTGTHPSEHGIVGNGWYFRELGDVLLWRQHNGLVAGDRLWDAARRAHPGYTVANICWWYAMGADTDITVTPRPIYYSDGRKEPDCYTRPPALHDELTEELGTFPLFHFWGPGADLVSSQWIIDATRHIVRTRQPDLTLCYLPHLDYDLQRFGPDDPRSLKAAADLDTALAPLLDDARAEGRTVVALSEYGITRVDRPVDINRALRRAGLLEVHTQDGMEYLDPMASRAFAVADHQIAHVYVRRPEDLDATRAALDGLPGIEQLLDDEGKKAHHLDHPRAGELVAVAEPDAWFTYYYWLDDDRAPDFAQLVEIHRKPGYDPVELFMDPLDPYVKVKAAKALARKKLGMRYRMAVVPLDPSPIRGSHGRLPASDDDGPLLICSTPRAVGDRVAATDVKALLLQLAGLT
- a CDS encoding sugar phosphate isomerase/epimerase family protein is translated as MSRTSQPDPELTHRLTRRGMLGVAAGASAAALLGAAAPATAATSGTTTGSATAAGGRGRPVLPPGRLGIQLYSLRDKVSTLGFGPVFAELEKYGYDEVEYAGYTQGSAGAITLAQLKQLTRDHGLNAIGSHVGYYSNDPNAYTFATNLTKVLDDAEALGLKHIGTASGPFRYGDTVDAWKRAAEEFNTYGAAARKRGMKFYQHNHSEEFMFASDKPSVRLYDVLLAETDPDLVFLEMDIFWAYAGQFRFSQQVDGTPRPFDPLRYVLKQPHRYPLFHVKDGTKDPTSTYGYRMTDVGDGDIDYKRFLSEVTRRSHNGRRYHHWQAEHDNPAESFAFARKSSEHLHSLRERCGD